The Proteus terrae subsp. cibarius genome contains the following window.
CTATCACTTCATTCAATGGGCGCTCAAAGAAATGCAGTTGGCCAAAGCGCCAACTTCCCACGGAATCAATGTTGACCGAAGAGATAACAAAACTGTCATTTGCTAATGTGCTGGTGGCTTGAGAGCCAGCATACAAATAGGCTGGGGACGATTTTGGTGTTGCTTTTACTTCAACAATCCCTTCATGGACAGCTACGTTAATTTGGTGGTTATCATAGCGACTAACTTCAAATTCAGTGCCGACAACTTTAATTAATCGAGTATCCGCATGAACATAAAAAGGACGATAAGAATTTGATTTTACTTTGAAATAGGCTTGTCCTTTATCTAGCCATAGCCTTCTTTCTTCTTGCACATAAGCCACTCTTACCTGTGTATTTCTGTCTAAATAGACTTTAGAGCCATCAGCTAAGGTCATTTCTTTCGGTAAGTCGCTGGTTGCAAGCGTCATATTATCCATCAGTAATGCAGGTAAATGACTATAAGGAAGATATAAAACAGTGAGTAAACAAAGAGTAGCAGTGGTGTGGATCATTGGACGCCAAAGAGAGCGTTTTTTCTTTTCGACTGTGGCTATTGTTGGTCGTGGTAATGCATCGCATTGACGCCAGAGCCCCGCAATATCTTGATATGCTTGTCGGTTTACATCATTTTCTATCCATATTTTAAATGCTTGGCGTTGTTTAGGAGTCATCCTTTGGCTGTGTTGTCGGGTGAACCAAAGGGCCGCTTGCTCATCAATAGAGTCGTTGAGTAATTCATCATCATTTTCT
Protein-coding sequences here:
- a CDS encoding FecR family protein, translated to MMSKPEKNIPETKPHTDEGADHLFLENDDELLNDSIDEQAALWFTRQHSQRMTPKQRQAFKIWIENDVNRQAYQDIAGLWRQCDALPRPTIATVEKKKRSLWRPMIHTTATLCLLTVLYLPYSHLPALLMDNMTLATSDLPKEMTLADGSKVYLDRNTQVRVAYVQEERRLWLDKGQAYFKVKSNSYRPFYVHADTRLIKVVGTEFEVSRYDNHQINVAVHEGIVEVKATPKSSPAYLYAGSQATSTLANDSFVISSVNIDSVGSWRFGQLHFFERPLNEVIAKLKPYLDINIQISSPEIAEMKVSGIANINDAKDFITAIPLILPVNVVFTDKNNALIINK